The Callospermophilus lateralis isolate mCalLat2 chromosome 3, mCalLat2.hap1, whole genome shotgun sequence genome has a segment encoding these proteins:
- the Cspg4 gene encoding LOW QUALITY PROTEIN: chondroitin sulfate proteoglycan 4 (The sequence of the model RefSeq protein was modified relative to this genomic sequence to represent the inferred CDS: deleted 1 base in 1 codon): MRSGPRSPPPAPALALVLTLALLARRASAASFFGENHLEVPVATALTNIDLQLQFSTSQPEALLLLAAGQADHLLLQLYSGRLQVRLVLGHEELRLQTPGEMLLSDSAPHTVVLTISDSWALLSVDGLLNTSAPVQGAPLEVPYGLFVGGCGSLSLPYLRGTSRPLRGCLHAATLNGRSLLRPLTPDVPDGCAEEFSAGDDVALGFSGPHSLAAFPAWSTQDEGTLEFTLTTQSQQAPLAFQAGGRQGDFIYVDIFEGHLRAVVEKGQGTVLLHNSVPVADGQPHEVSIHMDAHRLEISVDQYPTRTSNRGVLSYLEPRGSLLLGGLDTEASRHLQEHRLSLAPGAANASLLGCMEDLSVNGQRQGLREALLTRGMTAGCRLEGDEYEEDGYGPYEAFSTVAPEAWPAMELPEPCIPEPGLPPVFANFTQLLTISPLVVAEGGTAWLEWRHVQPTLDLTEAELRKSQVLFSVSRGARHGELELDIPGAQARKMFTLLDVVNRKARFVHDGSEDTSDQLVLEVSVTARAPVPSCLRKGQTYLLPIQINPVNDPPRIIFPHGNLMVILEHTQKPLGPEIFQAYDPDSACEGLTFQLLGASTRLPVEHRDQPGEPATEFSCRELEASSIVYVHRDGPAQDLTFRVSDGLQASPPATLKVVAVRPAIRIRHSTGLRLAQGSATPILPANLSVETNAVGQDVSVLFRVTGTLQFGELQKQGAGGAEGAEWWATQAFHQRDVEQGRVRYLSTDPQHHSEDTVENLALEVQVGQETLSNLSFPVSIQRATVWMVRLEPLHTQNTQQEVLTAAHLEAAVEEAGPGPRSFHYEVTQAPRKGNLQLQGRRLADGESFSQDDLQAGRVTYGATARASEAVEDSFRFRVTTPPHFSPLYTFPIHIGGDPDAPVLTNVLLSVPEGGEGVLSADHLFVKSLNSASYLYEVMERPRHGRLAWRGSQDQATMVTSFTNEDLLRGRLVYQHDDSETTEDDIPFVATRQGEGSGDMAWEEVRGVFRVAIQPVNDHAPVQTISRVFHVARGGQRLLTTDDVAFSDADSGFTDAQLVLTRKDLLFGSIVAVDEPSRPIYRFTQEDLRKRQVLFVHSGADHGWLQLQVSDGQHQATAMLEVQASAPYLRVANGSSLVVPQGGQGTIDTAVLHLDTNLDIRSGDEVHYHVTAGPRWGQLLRAGQPTTSFSHQDLLDGAILYSHNGSLSPRDTLSLSVEAGPVHTDATLQVTIALEGPVAPLQLVQHKKIYVFQGEAAEIRRDQLEAAQEAVPPADIVFSVKSPPSAGYLVMVSHGASADEPPRLDPVHSFPQEAVDAGRVLYLHSRPEAWRDTFSLDVTSGLGAPLEGILMELEVLPTAIPLEAQNFSVPEGGTRTLAPPLLRVTGPYFPTLPSLNLQVLEPPRHGALQREEQAQDGTLSTFSWKEVEEQLIRYVHDGSEMLTDSFVLVANASEVDRQSHPVTFAITILPVNDQPPVLITNTGLQMWEGATVPIPTEALRSTDGDSGPEDLVYTIEQPSNGRVVLRMAPDTEVHHFTQAQLDSRLVLFSHRGALDGGFRFDLSDGEHTSSGHFFRVAAQKQVLLSLEGSRTLTVCPESVQPLSSQSLRASSSAGTDPHHLFYRVLRGPQLGRLFHVQQGSAGEALVNFTQAEVYAGNVLYEHEMSPEPFWEAHDAIELLLSSPPAPDMAATLAVTISFEATCPQRLTRLWRNKGLWVSEGQRAKITITALDASNLLASIPASQRPEHDVLFQVTQFPTRGQLLVSEEPLHAGRPHFLQSEVAAGQLVYAHGGGGTQQDGFRFRAHLQGPAGASVVGPQTSEAFSITVRDVNERPPQPQASMPLRLTRGSRALVSRAQLSVVDPDSAPGEIEYEVQRAPHNGFLSLLGGSPGPTTRFTQADVDAGRLAFVANGSSVAGVFQLSMSDGASPPLPMTLAVDVLPSAIQVQPRAPLEVPQALGRSPLSRQQLQVVSDREEPDVAYRLTQGPQYGHLLVGGQPASAFSQLQVDQGEVVFSFTNFSSSHDHFKVLALARGVNASATVNVTVRALLHVWAGGPWPQGATLRLDSTVLDAGELANRTGSVPRFRLLAGPQHGRVVRVPRARTEPRSQPLVEHFTQQDLEDGRLGLEVGRPEGRVPGPAGDSLTLELWARGVPPAVASLDFTTEPYNAARPYSVALLSVPEAAQTDSGEPESIPPTGEPGPAASSPVPTVARGGFLGFLEANMFSIIIPVCLVLLLLALILPLLFYLRKRNKTGKHDVQILTAKPRNGLAGDTETFRKVEPGQAIPLTAVPGQGSPPGGQPDPELLQFCRTPNPALRNGQYWV, translated from the exons CCTCCTTCTTCGGTGAGAACCACCTGGAGGTGCCTGTGGCCACTGCCCTGACCAACATAGACCTACAGCTGCaattctccacatctcagcctgaAGCCCTTCTTCTCCTGGCAGCAGGCCAGGCTGACCACCTCCTGCTGCAACTCTACTCTGGACGCCTACAG GTCAGACTCGTCCTGGGCCACGAGGAGCTGAGGCTGCAGACACCGGGGGAGATGCTGCTCAGCGACTCAGCCCCCCACACTGTGGTGCTCACCATTTCAGACAGCTGGGCCCTGCTCTCTGTCGATGGGCTTCTGAACACCTCCGCCCCAGTCCAGGGAGCCCCCCTGGAGGTCCCCTATGGGCTCTTTGTGGGGGGCTGTGGGAGCCtcagcctgccttacctgagaggaACCAGCCGACCCCTGAGGGGCTGCCTCCATGCAGCCACCCTCAATGGCCGTAGCCTCCTCAGGCCCCTGACCCCTGATGTTCCTGACGGCTGTGCTGAGGAGTTCTCTGCTGGCGATGATGTGGCCCTGGGCTTCTCTGGGCCCCACTCCCTCGCTGCCTTCCCTGCCTGGAGCACTCAGGACGAAGGCACGCTGGAGTTTACGCTCACCACCCAGAGCCAGCAGGCACCCTTGGCCTTCCAGGCAGGGGGCCGGCAGGGGGACTTCATCTATGTAGACATATTCGAGGGCCACCTGCGGGCTGTGGTTGAGAAGGGCCAGGGCACCGTGCTGCTTCACAACAGCGTGCCTGTGGCCGACGGACAGCCCCATGAGGTCAGCATCCACATGGATGCTCACCGGCTGGAAATCTCTGTGGACCAGTACCCCACACGTACGTCCAACCGTGGGGTCCTCAGCTACCTGGAGCCACGTGGCAGTCTCCTCCTGGGGGGACTGGACACAGAGGCCTCCCGTCACCTCCAGGAACACCGCCTGAGCCTGGCCCCGGGGGCTGCCAACGCCTCCCTGCTGGGCTGCATGGAGGACCTCAGCGTCAATGGCCAGAGGCAGGGGCTGCGGGAAGCCCTGCTCACTCGCGGCATGACGGCCGGCTGCAGGCTGGAGGGAGACGAGTACGAGGAGGACGGCTACGGCCCCTACGAGGCTTTCTCCACCGTGGCACCTGAGGCTTGGCCAGCCATGGAGCTGCCTGAGCCATGCATCCCCGAACCCGGACTGCCTCCTGTCTTTGCCAACTTTACCCAACTGCTGACCATCAGCCCACTTGTGGTGGCCGAGGGTGGCACGGCCTGGCTTGAGTGGCGGCACGTGCAGCCCACACTGGACCTGACTGAAGCCGAGCTCCGCAAATCCCAGGTGCTGTTCAGTGTGAGCCGGGGGGCACGCCATGGCGAGCTGGAGCTGGACATCCCTGGTGCCCAGGCCCGGAAGATGTTCACTCTGCTGGACGTGGTGAACCGCAAGGCCCGCTTCGTCCATGATGGCTCTGAGGACACCTCCGACCAGCTGGTGCTGGAGGTGTCAGTGACGGCTCGGGCACCTGTGCCCTCTTGTTTACGGAAGGGTCAAACTTACCTCCTGCCCATCCAGATCAACCCTGTCAATGACCCACCCCGGATCATCTTCCCGCACGGGAATCTCATGGTGATCCTGGAACACACACAGAAGCCTCTGGGGCCCGAGATTTTCCAGGCTTACGACCCCGACTCTGCCTGCGAGGGCCTCACCTTCCAGCTCCTAGGTGCTTCCACCCGCCTCCCTGTGGAGCACCGAGATCAGCCTGGGGAGCCGGCCACGGAGTTCTCCTGCCGGGAGCTAGAGGCCAGTAGCATCGTGTACGTCCACCGTGATGGCCCCGCACAGGACCTGACATTCCGTGTCAGTGATGGGCTGCAGGCTAGCCCCCCAGCCACACTGAAGGTAGTGGCTGTCCGGCCAGCCATCCGGATCCGCCACAGCACGGGGCTGCGCCTGGCCCAGGGCTCTGCCACCCCCATCTTGCCCGCCAACCTGTCGGTGGAGACCAACGCTGTGGGGCAGGATGTGAGTGTGCTCTTCCGAGTCACGGGCACCCTGCAGTTTGGGGAGCTGCAGAAGCAGGGGGCAGGCGGGGCGGAGGGCGCTGAGTGGTGGGCCACGCAGGCATTCCACCAGCGCGACGTGGAGCAGGGCCGGGTGAGGTACCTGAGcaccgatccccagcaccactctgAGGACACCGTGGAGAACCTGGCCCTGGAGGTGCAGGTGGGCCAGGAGACTCTGAGCAATCTGTCCTTCCCAGTGAGCATCCAGAGAGCCACGGTGTGGATGGTGCGCCTAGAGCCGCTGCACACCCAGAACACCCAGCAGGAGGTCCTCACCGCAGCCCACCTGGAGGCTGCCGTGGAGGAGGCAGGCCCGGGGCCCCGGTCCTTCCACTACGAGGTGACTCAGGCCCCCAGGAAAGGCAACCTTCAGCTACAGGGCCGGAGGCTGGCAGATGGCGAGAGTTTCAGCCAGGATGACCTGCAGGCTGGGCGGGTGACCTATGGGGCGACAGCACGGGCCTCAGAGGCAGTCGAGGACTCCTTCCGCTTCCGGGTCACGACCCCTCCACACTTCTCCCCGCTCTATACCTTCCCTATCCACATCGGTGGTGACCCAGATGCTCCGGTGCTCACCAACGTCCTCCTCTCGGTGCCCGAGGGTGGTGAGGGTGTCCTCTCTGCTGACCACCTCTTTGTCAAGAGTCTCAACAGTGCCAGCTACCTCTATGAGGTCATGGAGCGACCCCGCCACGGAAGGTTGGCTTGGCGGGGGTCACAGGACCAGGCCACCATGGTAACATCCTTCACCAACGAAGACCTGCTGCGTGGCCGGCTGGTCTACCAGCATGATGACTCTGAGACCACAGAAGATGATATCCCATTTGTGGCCACCCGCCAGGGCGAGGGCAGCGGTGACATGGCCTGGGAGGAGGTTCGGGGTGTCTTCCGAGTGGCCATCCAGCCTGTGAATGACCACGCCCCTGTGCAAACCATCAGCCGTGTCTTTCACGTGGCCCGAGGTGGACAGCGGCTGTTGACGACGGACGACGTGGCCTTCAGCGATGCCGACTCGGGCTTCACTGATGCTCAGCTGGTGCTGACCCGCAAGGACCTCCTCTTTGGCAGCATCGTGGCTGTGGATGAGCCAAGCCGGCCCATTTACCGCTTCACACAGGAGGACCTCAGGAAGAGGCAGGTCCTGTTTGTGCACTCAGGGGCTGACCACGGCTGGCTGCAGCTGCAGGTGTCCGATGGGCAGCACCAGGCCACCGCGATGCTCGAGGTGCAGGCCTCCGCGCCCTACCTCCGTGTGGCCAATGGCTCCAGCCTCGTGGTCCCTCAAGGAGGCCAAGGCACCATCGATACTGCAGTGCTCCATCTGGACACCAACCTGGACATCCGCAGTGGGGATGAGGTCCATTATCACGTCACGGCTGGCCCTCGCTGGGGGCAGCTGCTCCGGGCTGGCCAGCCAACCACCAGCTTCTCCCATCAGGATTTGCTGGATGGGGCCATTCTCTACAGCCACAATGGCAGCCTCAGCCCCCGTGACACCCTGTCCCTCTCTGTGGAAGCAGGGCCAGTGCACACAGATGCCACCCTACAGGTGACCATTGCTCTGGAGGGCCCAGTGGCCCCACTGCAACTGGTTCAGCACAAAAAGATCTACGTCTTCCAGGGGGAAGCAGCTGAGATCAGAAGGGACCAGCTGGAG GCAGCCCAGGAGGCAGTACCACCAGCAGACATCGTGTTCTCAGTGAAGAGCCCCCCAAGTGCCGGCTACCTGGTGATGGTGTCGCATGGTGCCTCAGCGGATGAGCCGCCCAGGCTGGACCCCGTGCACAGCTTCCCTCAGGAGGCCGTGGATGCGGGCCGCGTCCTGTACCTACACTCCCGCCCTGAGGCCTGGCGTGATACCTTCTCCCTGGACGTGACCTCTGGCCTGGGTGCTCCCCTCGAGGGCATCCTTATGGAGCTGGAGGTGCTGCCCACTGCCATCCCCCTGGAGGCGCAGAACTTCAGTGTTCCCGAGGGTGGTACCCGTACCCTGGCCCCTCCGCTGCTCCGTGTCACTGGGCCTTACTTCCCCACGCTGCCAAGCCTCAACCTGCAGGTGCTGGAGCCGCCCCGGCACGGTGCCCTGCAGAGGGAGGAGCAAGCTCAAGATGGGACCCTCAGCACCTTCTCCTGGAAAGAG GTGGAGGAGCAGCTGATCCGCTATGTGCACGATGGGAGTGAGATGCTGACAGACAGCTTTGTTCTGGTGGCAAATGCTTCCGAGGTGGACCGCCAGAGTCATCCCGTGACCTTCGCCATCACCATCCTGCCAGTCAATGACCAGCCCCCTGTCCTCATCACAAACACAGGCCTGCAG ATGTGGGAGGGGGCCACTGTGCCCATACCTACTGAGGCCCTTCGGAGCACAGACGGCGACTCGGGACCCGAGGACCTAGTCTACACCATTGAGCAGCCCAGCAATGGGCGTGTAGTGCTGCGCATGGCGCCAGACACCGAGGTCCACCACTTCACCCAGGCCCAGCTGGACAGCAGGCTCGTACTGTTCTCGCACAGAG GAGCCCTGGATGGAGGCTTCCGCTTTGACCTCTCTGATGGGGAGCACACTTCCTCCGGACACTTCTTCCGCGTGGCAGCCCAGAAGCAAGTGCTGCTGTCGCTGGAGGGCAGCCGGACACTGACCGTCTGCCCAG AGTCTGTCCAGCCTCTCAGCAGCCAGAGCCTGAGAGCCAGCTCCAGCGCAGGCACGGACCCCCACCACCTGTTCTACAGGGTGCTGCGGGGGCCCCAGCTTGGCCGGCTATTCCACGTCCAGCAGGGCAGTGCTGGGGAGGCCCTGGTGAACTTCACTCAGGCTGAG GTATATGCTGGGAATGTCCTATATGAGCATGAGATGTCCCCTGAGCCCTTCTGGGAAGCCCATGATGCCATAGAGCTCCTGCTGTCCTCGCCCCCTGCTCCTGACATGGCTGCCACCCTCGCTGTGACTATCTCTTTTGAGGCCACCTGTCCCCAGCGTCTCACCCGCCTCTGGAGAAACAAAG GTCTCTGGGTCTCTGAGGGCCAGCGGGCCAAGATCACCATCACTGCCCTTGATGCCTCCAACCTCCTGGCCAGCATCCCAGCATCCCAGCGCCCCGAGCATGACGTGCTGTTCCAGGTCACCCAGTTCCCCACCCGGGGCCAGCTGTTGGTGTCTGAGGAGCCCCTCCACGCCGGGAGGCCCCACTTCCTGCAGTCCGAGGTGGCCGCGGGACAG CTGGTGTATGCCCACGGTGGTGGGGGCACCCAGCAGGATGGCTTCCGCTTCCGAGCTCATCTCCAGGGGCCAGCTGGAGCCTCTGTGGTGGGACCCCAAACCTCAGAGGCCTTCAGCATCACCGTGCGGGACGTGAACGAGAGGCCTCCGCAGCCGCAGGCCTCCATGCCGCTGCGGCTCACGCGGGGCTCTCGCGCCCTGGTCTCCCGAGCCCAGCTGAGTGTGGTGGACCCAGACTCAGCTCCTGGGGAGATCGAGTATGAGGTGCAGAGGGCACCCCACAATGGCTTCCTGAGTCTGCTGGGGGGCAGCCCGGGGCCCACAACCCGCTTCACACAGGCCGACGTGGATGCGGGGCGACTGGCCTTTGTGGCCAATGGGAGCAGCGTGGCGGGAGTCTTCCAGCTGAGCATGTCTGATGGGGCTAGCCCGCCTCTGCCCATGACCCTGGCTGTGGACGTCTTGCCTTCTGCCATCCAGGTGCAGCCGCGAGCCCCCCTGGAGGTGCCCCAAGCCCTGGGGCGCTCCCCCCTGAGCCGGCAGCAGCTCCAGGTGGTTTCGGATCGGGAGGAGCCCGACGTGGCCTACCGCCTCACCCAGGGGCCGCAGTACGGGCACCTCCTGGTGGGCGGGcagcctgcctcagccttcagccaGCTCCAGGTGGACCAGGGCGAAGTGGTCTTTTCCTTCACCAACTTCTCCTCCTCTCATGACCACTTCAAGGTCCTGGCGCTGGCCAGGGGCGTCAATGCATCAGCCACAGTGAATGTCACCGTGCGGGCTCTGCTGCACGTGTGGGCAGGTGGGCCGTGGCCCCAGGGTGCCACCCTACGCCTGGACTCCACCGTGCTGGATGCCGGCGAGCTGGCCAATCGCACGGGCAGCGTGCCCCGCTTCAGGCTTCTGGCGGGACCCCAGCATGGCCGCGTGGTTCGGGTGCCGCGGGCCAGGACGGAGCCCAGGAGCCAGCCACTTGTGGAGCACTTCACTCAGCAGGACCTGGAGGATGGCAGGCTGGGGCTCGAGGTGGGCAGGCCAGAGGGTAGGGTGCCTGGCCCAGCAGGGGACAGTCTCACTCTGGAACTATGGGCACGGGGTGTCCCACCTGCTGTGGCCTCCCTGGACTTTACTACCGAGCCTTATAATGCAGCCCGGCCCTACAGCGTGGCCCTGCTCAGTGTCCCTGAGGCTGCTCAGACTGACTCAGGGGAGCCAGAGAGCATCCCTCCCACGGGTGAGCCAGGCCCGGCAGCATCCAGCCCTGTGCCCACTGTGGCCAGGGGTGGCTTCCTGGGCTTCCTGGAGGCCAACATGTTCAGCATCATCATTCCTGTGTGCCTGGTCCTCCTGCTCCTGGCGCTCATCTTGCCCCTGCTCTTCTACCTCCGCAAACGCAACAAGACGGGCAAGCATGATGTCCAGATCCTGACCGCCAAACCCCGCAACGGCCTGGCCGGGGACACAGAGACTTTTCGCAAGGTAGAGCCGGGTCAGGCCATACCCCTCACAGCTGTGCCTGGACAGGGGTCCCCGCCAGGAGGCCAGCCTGACCCGGAACTGCTGCAGTTCTGCCGGACACCCAACCCTGCCCTCAGGAATGGCCAATACTGGGTATGA